The region TGAACTATAGTATTAGATTTGTAAGTATTTAAAGGTGTGGTATGcctttcaattaaaataatgtcttttATTCTTGCTTTAACAAGAAGCCAGTTTGCAGAGGCTCTTACTTTACCGgcaattgttttattacatgctgctttttgttttgtttgaattAAATCTTTTCTATAATCATCTAAAAACGAAATTGATGACCGAtagtaatttttatggtttttataactaacttttgaaattaaaatcttcCAATTGGCACGCGCGCGCAAAGTTTTTGCTCGATAGCGACGAACTTTAAGTATGAACCTATTTTCTCGACGTCGATTCGATTTTAGTGATGTATTTCTTGAGTTGAACGATATCAAACCTTTCATTCTGCCGTAATcaataatatcataaatttttgattgaaCAAGAAGCCAATTTGAGTATGCACGTTCTGTTTTGGATTGCATTTCCAGTGAATTTGGTACTACAAAAACTTTAtcaactttaatgtttttaatgtcgTGTTCGCTATTAGATTTATTGATAGAAAGCGGAGTAATTGgttttaatgaaaaatctttGTATTTACCAACTCCCTTAAAAAGGGAatcgtttattaaatttatgctCTCATTTATTTGCggcctaatatttttaaagtttccgATGATTTCATTTAAGCGAAGCCGTAAAATTCTCCAGTGGTTTCTGGCGCGGTCCCTTCGATCATTTGACATATCACCGGTTTCATCTTTGAAATTCCATACAGGAGGAGAAAGCGCTGTGTTAAAatcacatataattatatagcTACTTTCTTTTGCTGAATTGTTTTTAACCGTATGTTTGCAAAACATGTCATTTAGTGtctcttttttatgtttattacaaAAACGAAATATTTCGCCGTGCCTATCAATAGCAgctaatatttctttttcactaGACCTAAACATCAATGTTTCTTGTTCTAGATTAAATGAATATCCTGGTTTTTCGAGGTTTGTTAGAGTTTTATCAATTGTCGTTTTCATTTGGAGCATTTCAACATTGTTTTCGTGATGTTCAAGTTGCTGTAACAACCTACTAGCTGCTTCAAACTGCTCTAACTCTATAAGTATGGTATCACggtgtttatttaaagattttgctTTTATCCTGTATGCTTGAACGAGATTTTGATAGAGCGCTTGTTCTTTTTCTTTGACATTTTTCAGAATTCTTTTAATACTTTCTCCTACTTCTTTTCTGACACTCCTTACTTGGTCCTTCAAAAGCTTTTTAACTCTTTTGACATCCATTAAAGACAACTGTAAATTCGGAGAACGACTTTTTAAAGAGTAAAGATTTCGCCGCAATACTTCTCTGTAGCGTTTTGCAGCCTCTACGATAGGTATGCAGTTATGCTTATCACCGTAATGGTTTACTAATGCACATTCTCGGCACACAGATTGCTGGCAGTACAAGCAGTGTAGTAAGAGCTGTTCCTTTTCATGCTCTGAGCAAaagtatctttttttaacaacgtTAGGTATATCCGTATCCGATGTGATTCTTttaacttcatgtttttttgtattttttaccacGCGGTGTCTTTCTTTACATTCATGGCACAACAGGTCTGAACATTCTTCGCAAAAGTAACGCGCCTCTTGATTAAGATCACACACAGAGCACAAGTTACTATCGCATTCGTCACTTTcgatagtttttaatattataaagtttggACAAAAAAGTTCTTCATCGGAACCCATAAGTGAGATGTCTGTAGTACAAACGGGGCAGGAAAACTTTTTACCATCACTTGTTTCTACAAAAACTGTCACGCAGTCTTTGCAAAAAGTATGCGCGCAAGGCAACAATATCGGACAGATAAAAGGTTTTGTACATAAAGGACAACAGGGATCAACACTTTTgagtttattctttttcatttctctttttttattacaatttgcatttaaaccattttgtaaatgaaatgTGTTATGTCGTGTTTGATTCAACTCCTTTTTCTCTGAACGGTGActccttgattttttttttaaatttcgcttgttcaaaaattgtttttctgaaGTTTCTGTTGTTTCGAGATGCGAGTCATTATTAACTAAAGCAGGACTTGGTATTACAACCATTCGACCCGAAGTTGTGTATAAATTTCCAATACAGCTTCTACAGCtgcaaagtttattattatgtttatttgtttgatttttggTTTCAGTTGAACATTCGCTTTCTgatatttctttcaaaattttacacTTTGCTGCGCATTCgttgtgataattttttttttcttttttgcctCTGTCTCTAatcatattattttgttttatattattttatttcatatcaTCATACAATCAAGTAACTTGTATAATTGATTAAAGTTTAACGACTTTTAAAGTCgtaaaattaaattctaaatgtCTTATTAACTATAAACCACTATCGTCttgttttattatcattattatcattgttaGTTTTGTCAtcattaatatgttttaatttatagctTCTCAAAAGTTTCAAATCGTATTAAAGTTGTACAAATTCAAGTATAAGCATAAAGTAtagcttttagtttttaaagtaattattttttcttatttaaattgcaaacttaaaaataattccTTGCTGttgttcaaattttaacaaaattgtttaaaacaattcaaatgTAACTATTTTCTTCTATCGTTGAAACAACTATTTGcaacaaataaaacatctttctAATTCGCAGGAATATTTTGTCTTGTGAATGGCTTATGATTTAGTACGACGCTTCATTGGTTACTCTACctcaaaaacaaacattaagttttaaagaaaatcatactcaacttcaaaaaattctaagttatttaatgaaaaattctaaaatcaatctcaaaacttttgttaaaatagagctcgaaaatatttttattgatatatttaggattttgtattttatttattgtcagagttatttctttatattttcttcGTTGTTATAATTTGCTTGTTTCGCATCAAAATAAACCTCAAACCTACCcatgattaaaatattaaatttttttgatatgaaaataaatttaaaaatgaaaaagttattttgagttacttataataagtttttatgtcTATTTGTTGTCATTTACAGCTATgcgaatatttaaataagtcgTAGGGTAGACCGGGGGTAGTTGGCCATAGGGGTAGATTAACCCAGTCGAGTATATTCAAAGAATATGCGCTTTAGCGAGCTGGGAATCTTGATAAATGTTGGTAGTAATTCAACCCTCTTTCCGAAAAATATCATATTTGATTAATCATAGTTAGAAGTGTGGGGCCGTATTATATGGAGCCGTTTTGTGGGGCCGTATTGCATTATCCAAGCTCTAAATACAAAGCTTATcttttaaagattgttttaatatataatgttaaataacaATGTTTAATGATTTAAGAATAAAAGCGTTTATACTTTAAACATTAGGACGAGACAGGTTGGCCCATGCGAGTTGGACACGTTAATCATATGTTAAATCCAATCctcaacagttttttttttgtgttaaatacCTTGTTTTCCTTTCTGATAATAATACTTTGTgttttagaatattttgaaaataataaaaaattttttgtgtaaataataagtttattaaataagaatttacctttatttttttaataaaaaaaaaaataataataaaaaaagaggaATTGGTGAAAATTAACTTTGCCCCCATGTTATATACATGGGCCAACTTAACCCGATAGCGGGGCACGTTGGCTTATTAGGCATAACCTCACAACAgcaaattaaaatgtattaaaaaccaataatgaacttttaataatgttatttatggGTAGTCTTGCcaagcttttattattaaaaaagtatattaaaacatgaaaagctgaagaaaaaaatagcGGCCCATCATGCCCCAGTCTACCCTAAAAGAACAATCTATATGCAAGTTGTAAACTGAAacatgtaaatgtatatatatacatatatatatatatatatatatatatatatatatatatatatatatatatatatatatatatatatatatatatatatatatatatatatatatatatatatatatatacatatatatatatatatatatatatatatatatatatatatatatatatatatatatatatatatacatatatacatattcgtatcgtatttttttttgttatttttttgttggactttttatttataaaagaaattaatgcCCTGCCTGAGGAAAAGaagtttaaacaaaacataGGCCAtaaatttgaactatttttagATCTCtgaggaaaaaaaactaaaaatattccTACAGTTTTACCTAAGATACAAATCTTCAAAATAAAGCATACTTAACGATGGCTATATCCCTCGTTCACATGTAAGAATCACTTTCCAATCGTCAAATAAAACTGTTAGGGggttaagtaaataaaaataaacttgaatataaacaagcaagaaaaaaaatatttctataaataagTCAGCTCTCTATTTTAACATCAATAGAGACTAATCACATTACACCCTAAAAAgaactatcaaaaaaaataaataaataaacttaacaaatataaaagcaatttaattgatgaagttattaattttctattttatttaagttatatttaattagTTGCGAACAACATTTTCTTAAATCTCTGCTTGTGcaagtaatttaataaacaacattaaaacaacataTCAAATTACATAAATCCTTATGTAATTTAATAACCAGAATCAGATTAAAGGAAGTAGAGGCCTAGAGCAAGAAAAACTTAGGAGGACACATAAAACTTGAATTATGtaacaaacctttttttctttaaataactttttttaaaacaagaatttgaagttttacttttaattggGTATTAATTTAGGAAAATTTAgggaaaatttagaaaattaaaagaaaacaaaaaaactcaagaaacattacagcattttttttatatatggcaCAAAGGGACAAGTATTTAACTGAGCAATTGTTTGAAAACGGAAATAAATTAGGGAGGCTGTGTAAATGTGATAAAAATTTCGATAAGTTTGTGCggtgtaaaaaaaaatcggaCTGATAGGATATTGATATATACCGTAAATTCATAGTTACATAGATTAAGTCAGTGAAAGACTgataatctaaataaattaactaaaaaatcttaaaaattgttataaattatgcCTCGAAAATGTTGTGTTCCATGCTGTAATAGTGGTTATGCGTCATCAACTAAAAAGGTGTCCGCTTATCGATTTCCTTGTGAGGAATACGAAAAAGAAAAGTGGATAAAAGCTATCCCAAGAAAAAATCTGATTGTAAATAGATACACTGTAGTGTGCCGACTTCATTGGCCTGTAGATtgcaaatcttttatattttatcgtAGAAAAAAACGTCCTACAGAGCCACCAACTGTCTTTTTCAACATACTAGCTAGCTGTCTTAATTTACCTTTTTCTAAACCCAGAACAACAAAATTGTCATCGTCCAGTATAAGAAATACAACATCAGATTAACTAGATAGCTTTAGAGAACATGATTTTTTCCGATTTGATAGCATAAAAGAGAGACTTTTGCATAATAATGATCTTATTGTATACAACATAAATGACAATAATGATAATGTTTACATTCAGTCAAAAGAATTGTATGTGGTCTTCCAAAGTTTTTAGTTATCATTAATAGTAGGTATGCGGAAAtcgcgttttacggaaccgataaATGTGCTAAAATTTTGTGCAACGATTTTTGAAGATTGATTTTAGAGATAGAGGTTGTACCTCTATCTCTAAAATCAATCTTCAAAAATCGGTTTTAGAATTTCATATAAACATagatactttttcaaaaatagaatGATTTAACTTGGATAATATGTGTCTTCTGATTACAATGACGAATTTTATAAGTCTATCGAGCAAATATTGAAGATAAAGCCTGACAAACTCTATCTTTTTTAGACACTCGACTAtgctcattttttatattccaGCCCAATTTTATTGCCGAATTCAGAGGCGCTGATATCCTATTTGGGCGCACAATTTTAGTACCTAATTTCCTTTTTTCTATAATCTTGTTCAGACttatgttgatttatttttcggAATTTCATTCCaacatagatattttttaaaaacttgaatgaataaactttaataatatgcgttttctgaataaaataatgaactttataAGTAGATATGTTGATATTCAAAAGTTTTGGCAAAACGGTTTTTTACTTTCTGCATCAAGGAATTATTGAAGATAAAGCCTGACAAACTCTCAATTTTTCTGACACTCGAGTTagcacatttttttatgttcctGCCAAATTTCGTTGCCAGATTCAGAGGCGGTGATACCATTTAGGTGCACAATTTTGGTGCCtaatttcctttttatttaatcatttgCGGGGGAGGGGGGAGTACGAGATAAAATTCTTTGCaggttaaattttattattattgataaccacattgttatattttaagaacaataacaataaattaatattaaataacaataatataaacctttttaacttaaaaaggtttatattattgtttgtttatattattactgtcataattaataattttacaatgttgctttatttagataaaatgagagaaaagttaaattgtaagaagtaaaaaattttaataatttcattttgaaatttatttgttgatttttgaaTGGAAACAGTAAAACTAATagtaatactattattattagtaataatattactattagtGTAAAATTATTAAGGTGTAAGACccctcaaaaaattatttattgaaaaatctctttaataaaaaaccaaGTATATTCtgaaaaacaactatataacaggattttaaataatccaaaataaatttattagttgccatggttacaaagtaaaatggcaactaataaaattaatttaaaacaccCAAAAATGTTTAGGCCACCCCAGCCATTCTATCTCAGTAACCGAAAGCATATAGAATATGATTTTTTGGCATATGATTAACAACATAGTAATCTACAAACTGAACTAAAATTGTTCTAAAAACCAAAGTATTTAAGCTATGCTGAGTTTTTCAAAATggcgtatttaaaaaaatgcattcttGTGAACTAAATCTTCTATAAATCAAAAACTCCTAACagtattgtaaaatttttagttcCAATTGTAAAACTAGATGCAATAAACATTTGGTGAAAATTTCGTGCAAATCTGACATACGGTTAATGAGATAAGATGGCCAGGAGGTTAGAAATTGATAATTTgagaaaaaagcatttaaatattacattaacaactttaccaaataaaaatgtcaaatactCAATTTAAAATCTGTTGTTTATAAGAACAAGAACCAGAATCATATAGATAACCTTCTTGGTCATTCTCTgagtcatcttttttttttgcatccacGAATAATTTGGTTTTGCTTTTTAGATGTTGGTCGATTTTAATACTATGAAAATTAAACGCTTTTTGTTTATGATTGAACAGCCTTGAAGAGTATATATACCAGGAATAAAGAGTAAGCTTTTACAATCGCCATCACCATAATAGTTAACATACCTTAGTTTACTTTGTGAAATAGAACGACCAAATATTCTTTGTGCACCAATTACTTCCATGCCAGAAGCAGACGATAGCCacgataattttatttacaaacatgtGATAACTTTCAAGCTTCAAATGCAAAAcgattattttctttaagttttaattttagactACGTGCTTTGCATGACCGACTCATTGGCTCGTAATCAAGAATTTTACCTGTGGCTATTGATATTGCTGTAATAATTCCATTTAATGAAGAAAACCCACTATGTTGCCAGCTACCATCAGCTGATAATGCAGTGTCAACAATATTTGAAGAAGATTGACAAATTTCTTTAACAGCATCAATTATTGTTTCTTTTGCAACAATTTTAGCACAATCAGAgacagatttatttattttgttgtaatcatttttaatcatAGGTTTAGGAATGTTCATTAAAGATGTAAACTTTTCTAATCCTGAAATAACTTGACCACATGACGCATTGCATAAACTATTCTATTATttacattcaaaattttttcccAGAATATTTCTTTGAAGtataaaattcagttttttcatTGCAGTTAGAGCAGCAAATATTAAACATTGAGTTGAGTCCTTTTTTTGAGGAAACATTCTGAAAGATTGAATTctgattgttattattttgtctgGTGTAATTAATCAACATAGTTGATTAATTACACCAGACAAAATTTCAATACCAACAGTTCAATAAccaacagttttatttttattatgctgaGTTGTCTcaattttctcaatttttattgaagatatcgataaatttaaagaagttttacaaGAAATATGttcatttttataactaataacaaGAGCAACTGATAGAGATGAATCGATTGGCAAGGTTTTAGTGTAtctatttaaatgaaattttctggattttttaCTTTGAGTACTTTGCTTGACTCTACATGATTTAcccattgttaaaaaagtttattaaatgacaaaaaaaaataaaaaaataaatagcttgcAATTCTGATTAAAAACCTGTTGCTATGTGTGTTGCTAGGCAGATCAAATTTACCCAGTCGAAGGAATAGATTTATATCTCAAGAACAAAATCTTAATTGAagaaatggttttaaaattcgAGTTCAGCGATAAATTTCGTGTCAGAgttacacaaaaaattttttttgattctttaatgATTTTTGAGGGGTCTTACACCTTAATAGGGTGCTTTCAATAATACGGTGCTTCC is a window of Hydra vulgaris chromosome 15, alternate assembly HydraT2T_AEP DNA encoding:
- the LOC136092350 gene encoding uncharacterized protein LOC136092350, whose product is MIRDRGKKEKKNYHNECAAKCKILKEISESECSTETKNQTNKHNNKLCSCRSCIGNLYTTSGRMVVIPSPALVNNDSHLETTETSEKQFLNKRNLKKKSRSHRSEKKELNQTRHNTFHLQNGLNANCNKKREMKKNKLKSVDPCCPLCTKPFICPILLPCAHTFCKDCVTVFVETSDGKKFSCPVCTTDISLMGSDEELFCPNFIILKTIESDECDSNLCSVCDLNQEARYFCEECSDLLCHECKERHRVVKNTKKHEVKRITSDTDIPNVVKKRYFCSEHEKEQLLLHCLYCQQSVCRECALVNHYGDKHNCIPIVEAAKRYREVLRRNLYSLKSRSPNLQLSLMDVKRVKKLLKDQVRSVRKEVGESIKRILKNVKEKEQALYQNLVQAYRIKAKSLNKHRDTILIELEQFEAASRLLQQLEHHENNVEMLQMKTTIDKTLTNLEKPGYSFNLEQETLMFRSSEKEILAAIDRHGEIFRFCNKHKKETLNDMFCKHTVKNNSAKESSYIIICDFNTALSPPVWNFKDETGDMSNDRRDRARNHWRILRLRLNEIIGNFKNIRPQINESINLINDSLFKGVGKYKDFSLKPITPLSINKSNSEHDIKNIKVDKVFVVPNSLEMQSKTERAYSNWLLVQSKIYDIIDYGRMKGLISFNSRNTSLKSNRRRENRFILKVRRYRAKTLRARANWKILISKVSYKNHKNYYRSSISFLDDYRKDLIQTKQKAACNKTIAGKVRASANWLLVKARIKDIILIERHTTPLNTYKSNTIVQSTNSIQTKVTPTLSGENVKPGLTLTSLKSIKHDSNPKLDSKKKEIEKKQIFKAKLDQLSSSLDRLSFETFDVNSAIEQKSFFLLNQSKSFNCLNTDSLNNCDLLMKKNVSKEYTESSPVKLKEKLSKSMLNISETSKNLTECNNWDFLIKNGKSNEFLEITPIKTCAKPPKVKSKIPRPKRNSYESTEKEPNKNILKQQKSNENITTLKKSCQSNIPISSKSKNVRDRDKISNSAPNLSNSSYNDNIALENWINLIEKADALSLVADKEAFENWKLFFNSNKKTKNTLSESKEKEALKNWYEILKDPTSKEALQNWGEFLKDPTSKEALKNWHEFLKDPTSIEALKHWDEFLKDPTSKEALKHWDEFLKDPTSKEALKHWDEFLKDPTSKEALKHWDEFLKDPTSKEALKHWDEFLKDPTSKEALKRWDALLKDATSKNIIEKESNYKDGNTKKNNSTSSNKINNLEMADDTQTFLYWEKLIEGKIIRDNPSPNQESNLEKNFNEPNDKDCRLKSPSASTSSIKSKSSSVYKFIKQRITSRKSLNNKIDTPDNVIHSKDGRIIQMNVKDSNNVFQELQVKLTSPDATILSTHVTKNSDGTFTVYCCPSIDNDFRMVVTINCEQFTKQHQVFNIHGSFATMKKKERDLACKTISLFRWHLTPGLLTKRGDKVIARVVRKA